The window CGGTGTCAAAAAGCCGAATAACAACGTCGTCTAAATGTACGGTTTCGGTAATTACGTCGCGGGTTGTCCCCGATTTTTCGTTCACAATTGCTCTGTTTTCGTTTAGAAGGCAGTTGAAAAGCGAGCTTTTTCCCGCATTTGTACGTCCTACCAAAAGTGTAGGAATACCGTTTGCTATTTTTTGAAGTTGTGCGTATTTCTGCTTTTGCAAGGAGAGTTTTTGCGTTATCTCAGCCAAGGTTTTTTCGATTTTCGGGCGACCGGGGGCTGTCGCTCCTACGGGATTATTGCCGTTTAATTCGTCTGTTTCGGAAAACTCGATTTCGCTTTCGAGGGCAACCATTATATTTTGCAGTTTTTCTTTTATTTCGTCAAAAAATTCAACGCCGCGCCCCATATATTGAGACATCGCGTTTTTGTGCGAGTAATAATCTTTTGCCGAAATTACCGCATTTATCGCTTCGGCTTTGTGCAGGTTTATTTTTCCGTTCAAAAACGCCCGTTTTGTAAATTCGCCTCTGCCGCCGACGACCGCGCCGAGCTCCAAAAATCGCTTGATAATTCGCTCGACGGTAATTTGCGAGCCGTGGCAAAAAATTTCCGCAACATTTTCGCCTGTAAAAGACTTAGGCGCAAAAAAAATCGTCGCCATAATGTCGTCAATAACGTCGCCGTTTTTGCCGTATATGAAATGGCGTTGCATAACGGCGTGCCGTAGGGGCGGGGTTTGCCCGCCCAAATTATTGCCGATTCTGTTTTCAGGATATGTTTCAGGGCAGGCAAACCCT is drawn from Chitinivibrionia bacterium and contains these coding sequences:
- the mnmE gene encoding tRNA uridine-5-carboxymethylaminomethyl(34) synthesis GTPase MnmE; the encoded protein is MENTIIAQSSARGQGAIAVIRMSGKDVVDIFEKAVGAGFACPETYPENRIGNNLGGQTPPLRHAVMQRHFIYGKNGDVIDDIMATIFFAPKSFTGENVAEIFCHGSQITVERIIKRFLELGAVVGGRGEFTKRAFLNGKINLHKAEAINAVISAKDYYSHKNAMSQYMGRGVEFFDEIKEKLQNIMVALESEIEFSETDELNGNNPVGATAPGRPKIEKTLAEITQKLSLQKQKYAQLQKIANGIPTLLVGRTNAGKSSLFNCLLNENRAIVNEKSGTTRDVITETVHLDDVVIRLFDTAGLNESEDDIENEGIKRTKNEIDKAFAALWVISPYDREYANDYELIKNIPVLIAVLNKSDKGENPVQRDFMRRNAVPYIKFSASGNHDTKEITDLLRTEIEEKFPEKTFDTVLTSQRELRITEQLLELIETCDFCTGVEILAEQVREMLVVLDEIYGFMAPDEIMNKIFDSFCIGK